From one Humulus lupulus chromosome 8, drHumLupu1.1, whole genome shotgun sequence genomic stretch:
- the LOC133798618 gene encoding thioredoxin-like 3-2, chloroplastic isoform X1, with product MSVRLSPTFRPPISSSSRHASSGSWDLLVFCSKGSSSSSSSSSLVYSSKFEGINGRRDVVKVSCQEGSLRELDDSPVSVNLAPITSESQFDRVIAEAQQLEEPVIILWMASWCRKCIYLKPKLEKLAADYYPRLRFYCVDVNAVPYKLVSHAGVTKMPTIQLWKDTKKQTEVIGGHKAYLVINEVRQMIESAYSM from the exons ATGTCCGTACGACTAAGCCCTACTTTCAGACCTCCAATATCCTCTTCTTCGCGTCACGCCTCAAGTGGGTCTTGGGATTTGTTGGTCTTTTGCTCTAAAGggtcttcgtcttcttcttcgtCAAGCTCTCTTGTATACTCAAGTAAATTCGAAGGAATCAATGGAAGAAGAGATGTGGTCAAGGTTTCTTGCCAAGAGGGGTCTCTTCGGGAGCTTGATGACTCGCCGGTGTCGGTGAACCTCGCCCCCATTACGAGCGAGAGCCAGTTCGACCGAGTCATAGCCGAGGCACAGCAGCTCGAGGAACCGGTCATAATTCTTTG GATGGCAAGCTGGTGCAGGAAATGTATATATTTGAAACCAAAATTGGAGAAGTTGGCAGCTGATTACTATCCAAG ACTGCGGTTCTACTGTGTTGATGTTAATGCAGTTCCATATAAGCTTGTTTCTCATGCTGGTGTCACT AAGATGCCAACAATTCAG CTCTGGAAGGATACCAAGAAACAAACTGAGGTGATTGGTGGACACAAAGCATATTTAGTAATCAATGAAGTTCGTCAAATGATTGAGAGCGCGTACTCAATGTGA
- the LOC133798618 gene encoding thioredoxin-like 3-2, chloroplastic isoform X2 — protein sequence MSVRLSPTFRPPISSSSRHASSGSWDLLVFCSKGSSSSSSSSSLVYSSKFEGINGRRDVVKVSCQEGSLRELDDSPVSVNLAPITSESQFDRVIAEAQQLEEPVIILWMASWCRKCIYLKPKLEKLAADYYPRFVLCGSFNDSQCTIVLAPYCGSTVLMLMQFHISLFLMLVSLRCQQFSSGRIPRNKLR from the exons ATGTCCGTACGACTAAGCCCTACTTTCAGACCTCCAATATCCTCTTCTTCGCGTCACGCCTCAAGTGGGTCTTGGGATTTGTTGGTCTTTTGCTCTAAAGggtcttcgtcttcttcttcgtCAAGCTCTCTTGTATACTCAAGTAAATTCGAAGGAATCAATGGAAGAAGAGATGTGGTCAAGGTTTCTTGCCAAGAGGGGTCTCTTCGGGAGCTTGATGACTCGCCGGTGTCGGTGAACCTCGCCCCCATTACGAGCGAGAGCCAGTTCGACCGAGTCATAGCCGAGGCACAGCAGCTCGAGGAACCGGTCATAATTCTTTG GATGGCAAGCTGGTGCAGGAAATGTATATATTTGAAACCAAAATTGGAGAAGTTGGCAGCTGATTACTATCCAAGGTTTGTCCTGTGCGGCTCTTTCAATGATAGTCAGTGTACCATAGTTTTAGCTCCTT ACTGCGGTTCTACTGTGTTGATGTTAATGCAGTTCCATATAAGCTTGTTTCTCATGCTGGTGTCACT AAGATGCCAACAATTCAG CTCTGGAAGGATACCAAGAAACAAACTGAGGTGA